The genomic region AAGTGCTACACTTCTGATGAATATGAACTAAAATCCAACCATCAGTAATTCTTATTGCTGATGAATTTTTATATTAcgcaaaatcaaacaaaatctcGTCTTTTTCTTGACTTAAAAGCAGCGATGAACTAAAATCTCTACAGGAATTCACTGTTCCCAGGTCAAAAACACCCCAGCATGTAGCGTCtatcttatttatttacatatgttTTTCcccaaattaaacaaataagatGCTATGAGTCAGTGGAGGTTATCAAATCTATTTTACATTACTGTGCAAAAGACTTGAACCACATccttcttctcatttctttatattttgcaagcAAAATTGGTGCAGTGTTTTTATCGAAAAGTGTAAACataatggaaatacagtatataggCCAAAAACAGAGATTGTATGATACTCATGAGCtcgaaagtcaatatttggtatgaccacctttattcttcagcacagcctgactTCTCATCAGCCgctttcttctcatttctttaagtcTTCCTCGGGAATAATTCTCcagacttcttgaaggacattcaaacctcttctttggatgtttatgccttttgttctgttctctgtcaagatgagcCCAccctgcttcagtaatgttgaggtgcAGTTCATGATTTATATTGTTAAGCTGCATGTTTTTCTATTTAtgtgtgcttttactgcatcggcagtgtgtttgggataatTGTTATTATTTCAGATGGTACTGCATGAATCAAAGTCAGACAGTGCTTTTCAGTTTCGATAAGATCACCAACACCGCTGGCTAAAATGAAATCCCAAACCATCACAGAGTCTCCCAGCCAGGGGGTGCAGATGGCATATTCTCACTGTACCTCCATCCTGACAACCTCCATACATATTAACAATGATTTGATCCAAGAATTTTGATTCCTCGCTCTATATGACTTGTTTATTTTCAGTcctgttcttgtgtaatttgccaTAGCTCAGCCTTATATCCCTGTTTCCCATTAAGGATGGCTTCAcagctccaacaccattgtgaagtttgctgacgacacagtggtgttgggcgccatctccaacaacgaaaGTCTGTATTTCAGGTGTTAGCATAAGCACATAATaatctttcattgcaggtgcAACTGTAATCATGTTATACACATATTGCATAATTAAAGGGTTGAAGCTCGGTCAAGTTAATTAATGGTTTGAAGCTACGGGCAGCGCGATATCTGGCCGATCAATGGAGCAAAGTTCAGCTATTGAAAGGTTGCCTACATGTTTACAGTATAATTTACTACATATTGCCTGCGTGCATTCAGCAGCCTGCTGCACTGGAGTTTGCCTGGTAACAGATGACGTAGAGGGGGGTCATGTACTGAGGTtaacaacacagacacatggTCTGTCTGGGTAAACTGATTGCAAATGTTGTGTAAGTCTAGAAAAGTGTAATAACAGGATGCATCTGGGAGGCGGTGGAGGAACTGAGAAAGgaactgttctgttttagtgACGCGAGTTACTGGTCATCATAAGTATAAATATTACACCCACCTATTGTCAGGCGGGAGATGGAGCCTGATATTTTGCAGAGCCCATCTTCACCACAtatatgtgttttaataaaatcatttgtGTTGACCCACTATGGACTTTCAGTCATATGTCTCTTCCTCAAAAATTCGAACCACGAcacggcctacatggatgaagtgaagaatctggcatcatggtgccaggacaaccatctccagctgaacgttggcaagaccaaggagctggtggtggacttcagaaggggtcagcacagagactacaagcccattatcatcaatggagctcccgtggagagggtgcagtccttcaagtatctctgtgtccacatctcctcagacatgacatggtctgcccacattcaggtccagaccaaaaaggctaggcagcacCTGTACCActtacgacaactgaggaagttcagggtctctccaaagatcctcagggtTTTCTATACAGgcactgtggagagcatcctcacacagaacatcacatcctggtttgggaacagctgtgttaaggaccaaaaagctcttcaGAGAGTGATCCATAtggcagaacgctgctgcaagGACACTGAAGATACTGAAGGGCCCGTCCCATCATTATTTACGGGTTGtacggaagccccaaacgcaatttcattgttctctgacaatgacaataaatacttaaatgaaatgaaatgaaatcatgGCAACAAACTGGTCCAACTTCTGTccggtagaaggttccgcatcatccgggcaaggacagagagactcaagaggagcttctatccccaagccatttatagattcaactaatcaaattattttttattctcaGCTGTGTGTAACAATGTgcctaaaaatacaatttaaaattggttcttttcTAAGTTTTCTGCCATGAATGGACACAACAATTGTTCATCCTTTTAGTTAGATACATATTTTATGCTTGAATAATTCAGAGGTCAGTGACAAAAACCATTCCTATGAAAATGGTTAGGTACAAGGACTGCactaaaattgaataaaaaagcaaccaaagaaaacctttgaccttcagaaagcctggagaaatattgCTCAagagcatttaaaaaatgacaaataaaacagacaacttgaaacaaatataaagaaagagctgtttaaatgctttttcCCGGCCTTGGTATCAACTAGTTGGTAGGTGTAGTTGTATATTTAACAAACAGATATGAAATTACTGCCGGTCTTCTAATCTAACTCTcagcaagaaagcaaataaccaagacaaaaaaaaattattacacCAGCATACAGACCTCACACTATGGTACTGCACTGTAAGACTGGTGTATGTCCTATCTTCATGTTTTTTGCCATTCCTCTGCTTTTCAGGTGCGTGGTCTGCTCAGGCCCTTGAGATGTCTGTCGGGAAAATTCCCTTCCTTCAGGCAGTGAATGGGAGCACAGTTACTTTGCCGTGCACCTATGCCAGCTGTATTGGCATTGAAAATCTCTACTTCAACTGGCAATTCAATGACAACGGCACTATGCAAAAGGTAAAAACCTTCCACGTGATTCAaagatttctgtttgtttttttctaacttGTGCAGTCGGCAGCAGTTTTGAGATGACTGATATCTTGCTGATCCCATCAGGTCTGTGAGTCAGTGATACCTTCAGAGGGGGTGGTGCCAGATGTGACTATATTCCGGGAGCGTGTGGAGTTTGTGGGGAAAAACCATCATAATAACGTCTCCATCTTGTTGTTGAACATCACCTTTGAGGATGGGGGACAGTACACGTGTTTTGGACGCAATCCCAAAGAGCACCACAAGAACCATAGTGCCATCTTCAACCTCATAGTGGTTGACGAGTGTGAGTGGTCATGGTCTATGACATATGCCACAGTGTCatctaatttatttttctttcattacaaAGTTAAATATATCCTGTTAGATTTTAAGGACATCATTGTTAAACTGTAAACCAGCTTTTTTCTGCCCCATTGAACTAGTCATTTGAATGTTCATGTTTTCACACTGATATACACCAATCAGTGCATAACACCAATGACCACTGACAAGTGAAGTGAACAACACTGATCTCTGATATGGCCACCGACCTAAGCACTGTTGCCGACCATGTGCTCCCTTTGATGGAAGCGTTAATCCCTGTGGACTCTTTCAGTAGGATATTGcgttgcaaaacaaaaaaaaaaggttcaggAGAGGTTTGAGGAGCAGAGCAATGAATTTGAGGTGTTGACTTGACCTCAAATTCCCCTGATCTAAGTCCAGTTGAGCAttgtgctggacaaacaagtcaGATAATCAGATGCCCTGGAGCCcgggggagggtgcccgagggcaagcgtctggtggccgggc from Astatotilapia calliptera chromosome 10, fAstCal1.2, whole genome shotgun sequence harbors:
- the scn4bb gene encoding sodium channel, voltage-gated, type IV, beta b is translated as MKVRWIGVEPVRLGPPHTTCGLVFSLLLGAWSAQALEMSVGKIPFLQAVNGSTVTLPCTYASCIGIENLYFNWQFNDNGTMQKVCESVIPSEGVVPDVTIFRERVEFVGKNHHNNVSILLLNITFEDGGQYTCFGRNPKEHHKNHSAIFNLIVVDELREVDNTLTIIIASAVGGAIALLMGFMLLKNFTLFVLTKLEEKNKECLVTSSGIDNTENGLSGSKADSKPTPKKK